From the Nocardiopsis changdeensis genome, one window contains:
- a CDS encoding HpcH/HpaI aldolase family protein gives MSAQGDKRHAVWLTEPSTAAVEMAHLAGFGTVVLDIEHGLFDLAALDSLIPFIRAKGMDVIAKVLGPERGPIQQALDFGATAVAIPHVESVEHAARVCGYAKFPPLGDRSFAGGRTSGYRGFTDEWVTRQDRGTRCYPMIEDASAFADIEAILELPVVDGIFIGPSDLSLRRDRGAYGVTEADLDDLRHLARAARAAGKPWVLPAWSPAEQRLAVEEGAATIVTTMQYGAMFAGFTGAIDALRTIENDLRSR, from the coding sequence GTGAGCGCGCAAGGAGACAAGAGGCACGCCGTCTGGTTGACGGAGCCCTCGACGGCGGCCGTGGAGATGGCCCACCTGGCCGGATTCGGCACCGTCGTCCTCGACATCGAGCACGGCCTGTTCGACCTGGCGGCCCTGGACTCCCTCATCCCGTTCATCCGGGCCAAGGGCATGGACGTCATCGCCAAGGTCCTGGGGCCCGAGCGCGGCCCGATCCAGCAGGCCCTGGACTTCGGGGCGACCGCGGTGGCGATCCCCCACGTGGAGTCGGTGGAGCACGCCGCCCGGGTCTGCGGGTACGCCAAGTTTCCCCCTCTGGGGGACCGCTCCTTCGCAGGTGGGAGGACCTCCGGCTACCGTGGCTTCACCGACGAGTGGGTGACGCGGCAGGACCGGGGGACGCGCTGCTACCCGATGATCGAGGACGCCTCGGCGTTCGCCGACATCGAGGCCATCCTGGAGCTGCCCGTCGTCGACGGCATCTTCATCGGCCCCTCCGACCTCTCCCTGCGCCGCGACCGCGGCGCCTACGGGGTCACCGAGGCCGACCTGGACGACCTGCGGCACCTGGCCCGGGCCGCCCGCGCCGCCGGGAAGCCCTGGGTCCTGCCCGCCTGGAGCCCGGCGGAGCAGCGCCTGGCCGTGGAGGAGGGGGCCGCGACCATCGTGACCACCATGCAGTACGGCGCCATGTTCGCCGGATTCACCGGGGCGATCGACGCCCTGCGCACCATCGAGAACGACCTGAGGAGCCGTTGA
- a CDS encoding carbon-nitrogen hydrolase family protein, which produces MTLNVAVAQFAPTEDKGANLAEIERLLREAAARGARLVVLPEYAVYTAPAMDDRFVDSAEPLDGPTVSRLRKLTAELGVFAIAGVNETAGRGRIHNTLVALGEGEVRAVYRKVHLYDAFGYKESDRVLAADPAAPELLEVDGFTVGMQTCYDLRFPETTRTLVDAGADVVALPAEWVPGPLKEYHWNTLLRARAIENTVYVLAADQSGPTGSGNSAVVDPMGIALASLGEAPGVGTAVLERSRLDAVRKANPALSLRRYRVTPAK; this is translated from the coding sequence ATGACCCTGAACGTCGCCGTCGCCCAGTTCGCCCCCACCGAGGACAAGGGCGCGAACCTGGCCGAGATCGAACGCCTCCTGCGCGAGGCCGCCGCCCGCGGCGCACGCCTGGTCGTCCTCCCCGAGTACGCGGTGTACACCGCCCCCGCCATGGACGACCGCTTCGTCGACAGCGCCGAGCCCCTGGACGGCCCCACCGTGTCCCGGCTCCGGAAGCTGACCGCCGAACTCGGCGTCTTCGCCATCGCCGGCGTCAACGAGACCGCCGGGCGGGGCCGCATCCACAACACCCTCGTCGCCCTGGGCGAGGGCGAGGTCCGCGCCGTCTACCGCAAGGTGCACCTCTACGACGCCTTCGGCTACAAGGAGTCCGACCGCGTCCTGGCCGCCGACCCGGCCGCGCCCGAGCTGCTGGAGGTCGACGGGTTCACGGTGGGCATGCAGACCTGCTACGACCTGCGCTTCCCGGAGACCACCCGGACCCTGGTGGACGCCGGCGCGGACGTCGTCGCCCTGCCCGCCGAGTGGGTCCCCGGCCCGCTCAAGGAGTACCACTGGAACACCCTGCTGCGCGCCCGGGCGATCGAGAACACCGTCTACGTCCTCGCCGCCGACCAGAGCGGCCCGACCGGCTCGGGCAACAGCGCGGTCGTGGACCCCATGGGCATCGCCCTGGCCTCGCTCGGCGAGGCCCCCGGCGTCGGGACGGCCGTCCTGGAGCGGTCGCGCCTCGACGCGGTCCGCAAGGCCAACCCCGCCCTGTCCCTGCGGCGCTACCGCGTGACACCAGCGAAGTGA
- a CDS encoding C4-dicarboxylate TRAP transporter substrate-binding protein, with product MKAFGSHTPNRVRRRLRWAAAGAALALTATACSGTPGTDGTYVLHYTTYSNSTSDQSRAIQRWAEEVEEATGGGVTVRFHYSQSLVGADESVQATLDGRADMAQVGSIYAASDLSMFTVIELPFETKNPEVQMTAIERLYEENEVYREDFDRQGVRLLFPLPLGIAAVGLQEEADDLDDLRGRSVRAGGLTSEVMLAAGANPVAMTANDIYESMSRGVVDGYTSLAIANLPTFGLSTSTPYVMDPGIGAYSSSIVVINEELFQSMPQEYRDALTEASSWGISHGLEEMDALGGTACTELKESGARFSSLPEDQVAELRDEVDAAETWVARYEERGYDARSVLDDYRRIIAEETASSDYADPLIACMEGEDA from the coding sequence ATGAAGGCATTCGGATCCCACACCCCGAACAGGGTCCGGCGGCGGCTCCGGTGGGCCGCCGCCGGCGCGGCCCTGGCGCTCACCGCGACCGCGTGCTCCGGCACCCCCGGCACCGACGGCACCTACGTCCTGCACTACACGACGTACTCCAACTCCACCTCCGACCAGTCCCGCGCCATCCAGCGGTGGGCCGAGGAGGTCGAGGAGGCGACCGGCGGCGGCGTCACCGTCCGCTTCCACTACTCGCAGAGCCTGGTGGGCGCGGACGAGTCGGTGCAGGCCACCCTGGACGGCCGCGCCGACATGGCCCAGGTCGGCTCCATCTACGCAGCCTCGGACCTGTCCATGTTCACCGTCATCGAGCTCCCGTTCGAGACCAAGAACCCCGAGGTGCAGATGACCGCCATCGAGCGCCTCTACGAGGAGAACGAGGTCTACCGGGAGGACTTCGACCGCCAGGGCGTGCGCCTGCTCTTCCCCCTGCCGCTGGGCATCGCCGCGGTGGGGCTCCAGGAGGAGGCGGACGACCTGGACGACCTGCGCGGCCGGAGCGTCCGGGCGGGCGGCCTGACCTCCGAGGTCATGCTCGCCGCCGGGGCCAACCCGGTCGCCATGACGGCCAACGACATCTACGAGTCCATGTCCCGGGGCGTGGTGGACGGCTACACCTCGCTGGCCATCGCCAACCTGCCCACCTTCGGCCTGTCCACGAGCACCCCGTACGTCATGGACCCCGGGATCGGGGCGTACTCGTCCTCGATCGTGGTCATCAACGAGGAGCTCTTCCAGTCCATGCCGCAGGAGTACCGCGACGCCCTGACGGAGGCCTCCTCCTGGGGGATCTCCCACGGCCTGGAGGAGATGGACGCCCTGGGCGGGACCGCCTGCACGGAGCTGAAGGAGTCCGGGGCGCGGTTCTCCTCGCTGCCCGAGGACCAGGTGGCCGAGCTGCGCGACGAGGTGGACGCCGCCGAGACCTGGGTCGCCCGCTACGAGGAGCGCGGCTACGACGCCCGGTCGGTCCTGGACGACTACCGGCGGATCATCGCCGAGGAGACCGCGTCCTCCGACTACGCCGACCCGCTGATCGCCTGCATGGAAGGGGAGGACGCATGA
- a CDS encoding TRAP transporter small permease subunit, with translation MNRLRPPRPLTAVSTALGLAAGLLLLALMLLTVADVVSRNALGRSILGTVDISTLLLVMVAFLGLAAAEIDGRHVSVGLIEARLGERTRTVLSGLRALLLLVIGGLMVWGLAEVLFSAVDRSETTNDILRLATWPAKLVLFVSFLLFFAAAVWREVLELRARLSGEASGDAVADLVEAAGVPEAADTAPEPVSAARHDEEVGR, from the coding sequence ATGAACCGGCTCCGTCCGCCGCGGCCCCTCACCGCCGTGTCGACCGCCCTCGGCCTCGCCGCGGGCCTGCTGCTGCTCGCCCTGATGCTGCTGACCGTGGCCGACGTGGTGAGCCGCAACGCCCTGGGCCGTTCGATCCTGGGCACCGTCGACATCTCCACGCTGCTCCTGGTGATGGTCGCCTTTCTGGGACTGGCCGCCGCCGAGATCGACGGCAGGCACGTCTCCGTGGGCCTGATCGAGGCGCGCCTGGGCGAGCGCACCCGGACGGTCCTGTCGGGCCTGCGCGCCCTCCTGCTGCTGGTCATCGGCGGGCTGATGGTCTGGGGCCTGGCCGAGGTGCTGTTCAGCGCCGTCGACCGCAGCGAGACCACCAACGACATCCTGCGCCTGGCGACCTGGCCGGCCAAGCTCGTCCTCTTCGTGTCCTTCCTGCTGTTCTTCGCGGCGGCCGTCTGGCGGGAGGTGCTCGAACTCCGGGCCCGCCTGTCCGGCGAGGCCTCCGGGGACGCGGTGGCGGACCTGGTCGAGGCGGCGGGCGTCCCCGAGGCCGCGGACACCGCCCCGGAACCGGTGTCCGCGGCCCGCCACGACGAGGAGGTCGGACGATGA